One window of Perca fluviatilis chromosome 12, GENO_Pfluv_1.0, whole genome shotgun sequence genomic DNA carries:
- the LOC120569422 gene encoding olfactory receptor 51E1-like, translating to MDSELNITYITLGGHVEVDKYRYLYFWIMFTVYILIICSNSTIVYLIWLHQNLHEPMYIFIAALLLNSVLFSTNIYPKLLIDFLSEKQVISFSACLFQCFLYYSLNGSEFLLLAAMSYDRYVSICKPLQYHTIMKKTTVRIFLGLAWFVPACQIAVPVALGVNTKLCNFTLKGIFCNNSVYKLHCVSSTELSVYGVIVLFNVSLLPVLFILFTYTKIFLITYQSHREVRMKAAQTCLPHLLVLISFSCFFTYDVIIVKLESEFPKTIRLIMTLQVILYHPLFNPIIYGLKMKEIYKHIKRLLCQREQN from the coding sequence ATGGATAGTGAATtaaatataacatatattaCTCTTGGTGGGCATGTTGAAGTGGACAAATACAGATATCTTTATTTTTGGATTATGTTCACAGTATATATTCTAATAATCTGCAGTAATTCTACTATTGTGTACCTTATCTGGCTTCACCAAAACCTTCATGAGcctatgtacattttcattgcTGCTTTGTTACTGAACTCTGTTCTTTTCAGCACTAATATCTACCCAAAGcttttgattgactttttatCTGAAAAACAGGTCATATCATTttcagcctgtctctttcaGTGTTTCCTATATTACTCTTTAAATGGCTCAGAGTTCTTACTGTTGGCAGCCATGTCTTATGACagatatgtgtctatatgtaaaCCTCTGCAATATCACACTATCATGAAGAAAACAACTGTCCGTATCTTTCTGGGTTTAGCTTGGtttgtgcctgcttgtcagaTTGCAGTTCCAGTAGCTCTTGGTGTTAATACTAAACTCTGTAATTTTACTTTGAAAGGAATCTTTTGCAACAACTCAGTTTACAAACTTCACTGTGTGAGCTCAACAGAACTCTCTGTGTACGGTGTGATTGTTTTGTTCAATGTGTCACTTCTGCCTGTGCTTTTCATACTTTTCACATACACAAAGATATTTCTAATAACGTACCAAAGTCATAGAGAAGTCAGAATGAAAGCTGCACAGACCTGTTTACCTCATCTGTTGGTTCTAATCagcttttcctgtttttttaccTATGATGTCATTATAGTTAAACTGGAATCGGAATTTCCAAAAACTATACGTTTAATAATGACTTTACAAGTAATTTTGTATCATCCTCTCTTTAATCCAATCATATACGGactaaaaatgaaagaaatttaTAAACACATCAAGAGGTTGTTATGTCAAAGAGAACAGAACTAA